CCACTCGGCCCTGGGACCGCCCTCCAGGACGGAGAGGTAGCCGTCCTCGAGCACGTTGCCGATACGATAGCGACTGTTCAGGTGCACCTGGGGGCAGGGGTAGAGATGACCGTCCGCGCCGACGGCCGTGACGAAACGGCTGTAGTGGCAGTGGTCGAAGTCGCCCTCGACGGACTCCACCTGGTCCATCGGCCCCCGGTCGAGCTTGGGCACGGAGACCTCGAACTCCTCCGACGACAGCGCGGAGACGTCGTCGAGCGAGGCGGAGACCTCCGCCATGACCTGCTCGATCGTCTCGTGACCCATCGAGCTGTAGAACTCCGGCTCGAACCGGACGTAGTGGGCCCCCGAGTCGCGCGCTATCCGGGCGGCCTGCGAGATCTCCCGGTAGTTCTGCATGGTGATCACGAAGTTGAACCCGATACGGAACTCCGGATCGACGGCGTTGTCGCGCAACCTGCGGACGGAGCCGAGGAAGGACTTGAACGTCTGCTCGCGGTCCCGGGTGATGTCGTTGAAGGTCGCCTCGGTGCCCGCGTTGAGGCCGATGCGCACCCAGGTGTGGGTGTTGACCACGCAGTCGGCGATGTCGTCCCGATGCAGGCGGGAGCCGTTGGTGATCAGGCCGATGCGCAGCCCGGCCGCGTGCCCGGAATTGCAGATCTCCGTGTAGCCGCGATGAATCGTGCATTCCCCGCTGCCGCAGAACGTGACTGCCCGGCCGCCGGATTCGGCGAACTCCCGCATGAGCTTGACGCTCTTGTCGGTGGGAATGGCGTCCTTGAAGGAGAAGAGATCATAGAAATTCTCCTCGTTCGGCGAGTGAAAGTTGCAGAAATTGCAGCGCATATTGCAGGCGCCCATGATGCCGATGCGCATATGGACGGGCCGGAAGCTCTCCCCGTTGACGAACTTCCTGAGCAGGTCCTCGTGGGCCAGGACCTTGTCGGGGGCGTGTGCCTGGTCAAGAGTGACCTCCGCCAGACCGTCGCCGTTGGTGGGTCTCGCCGACCTGTAGCTCTCGTCCGACATTTCCGTCCCCCGTTCGACCAGGTGAGGATTTCGATTAACCCGGTCCTTGTGTGCCAAAGCCGGCGCGCTGGTGGACGCCGTTTCGATACGTGTTCGGGTAAGCCGAGCTCAGGCCGAAGGGCGTGGCATTCCGGCCGTGGGAGCGCTCTCCGGGGAGATTAAAACATATCCTAAAGCGGGTCAAGTCCCCTTGTGAGGCATTTTTGGGCACGGTACGGTACATCCGGTTCGACAATCGCGCGGCCGAAGGGAATTCGTGCAGGTGGAGGGAAACGGCATGACAGAAACCCCAATAGCGTCACCCCAAATGCCGGACTCCTTACCGGACACACGGACGCTCGGGTCCAGGCTGGCCGCCTACGCCTTCCTCGCCAACGATCCGTCGGTTCCCATGGTGGCCGCCGACTGGTGGGAGATCAGCGGCCCGCACTACAACGCGGTGGCCGGCGCCCTCGCCCACTTCGTGGCCGGGGAGCCCGCCGCGGAGGACCTGCGCCGTTTCGCAGCCTCCCCCGGGGACCGTGAGCTGGAGACCGCCCTGGCCGGCGCGCTCGTCCCCCTGCTGGAGCGTTCACCCGCCGACCGCGCGCGCTTCGCGGAGCTGATCGCCGCGGCCGACGCGCACGTGCTGGTGGACTACCACAACGGCCCGCTGGCCGACCGCTCCGCCGCCGAGGTGTCGGTGGCCGACGTCTCCGCCTGGACGCGGCCGAGAACGCCGCAGACACGACCGGCGGGAACGCGGGCCGTGATCGTGATCCCCTTCCGGGACCGTGTCGGCGGCGCCCGTACCCGCAACCTGCTGGCCTGCCTGGCCGCCCTGCGAGACCAGGACGGTCACGGCGGCGAGGTGAGCGTCACCGTGGTCGAGTCCGACTCGGCGCCCACCTGGCGCGACACCGTCGAACCGCTGGTGGACCACTACGTGTTCGCGCGGCACGACGGGCGTTTCAACAAGTCCTGGGCGGTCAACGTCGGGGTTCGCGCCACCCCGGGCGAGCCCGGGGTGATCTGCGTGCTGGACACCGACATCCTGGTGGACCGCCGGTTCCTGAGCCGGAACCTGGACCGGATGGCGCGCGAGCCCGAGCTCTCGGCCTTCCTGCCCTACCGCCGCATGTTCTGCCTCGACCCCGAGTCCTCCACCGCCGCCATCCGCCGCCGCTGCGAGCGGGACGAGGCCGACGTGCCGCTCGACGCCGTGCGCTCGCTGGTGCTGAAGGAGCCGCCCGGGGCCTGCCTCTGGGCCAGAACCACGACCTTCGACGCGATCGGCGGGTTCGACGAGCGGTACCAGGGCTGGGGCGGCGAGGACGACGACGTCGTGGCGCGGCTGAGCCTGGCCGGGCGGTTCACCCGGTTCGACGACCCGCTGCTGCACCTGGCCCACCCGCGTCCGGAGATGACCCTGGACGGGGTGCCGTTCAACGCCCACATCGACCCGCTGAGCTGGACCGTCGCCGGTGGGTACGGCGACCTGCGAGGTCCCAGGGGATGACCTTGGCCGTTCGCGCCTACGCGGCGCGCACGTCGGTGCCGCAGGGCGGATCGTTACGCTTCCGCCTGGCGACCGATGACCTGATGACCGATCCGACCGATCCGACCGATGACCCGGCCGCCGGCGACCCGGTGGCCGACGGCGAGCGCGGGGCGGTCGGCTGCCGCGCCCGGGTGCGCGACGCCGTGACCGGCGAGGTCAGGGCCGAGCTGGACGCCTCCGGGCCCTGGTGGACCCTGGACGTCCCCGGCGGCTGGCCCAGCTCGCTCTACGCCGTGGCGTTCACTTCCGACATTCCCGGCACCCCCGACGGCCCGGACAGCCCGGACGGCCCGGACGAGGAGACCTACTTCGTCGTCAGGCCCCGCGAACCGCGGACCGGCGGGGCGATCCTGGTGTCGGTGCCCTTCCTCACCTGGCAGGCGTACAACGGGGCTGGAGTGCCCGGGGAGGGCCTGTATCCCACCGAGAGCCCCGAACGGGCCGGCCGGGTCACCTTCGACCGCCCCGGCGGCGGACCGGCGGGCAACTGGGAGGACCACTTCTACCGGTGGCTGAGCCGCAGCGGTATCCGGGCCGACTACTGCTCCAACCTGGACCTGCACGAGGATCCGGACACGCTGCTGCGCGACCGCCGCCTGCTCGTGATCCCCGGGCACGACGAGTACTGGACCCGGCGGATGCGTGACGCCGCGGAGTCCTTCGTGGCGGCCGGGGGGAACATCGCCTTCTTCGGCGGCAACACGTGCTGGTGGCAGGTCCGGCTGGAGGACGACGGCCGGACCATGGTGTGCCACCGCGACGCCCTGCTCGACCCGATGGCCGCGATCGATCCGAGCCTGGTCACCGTGGAGTGGTCGGGATCCCCGGTCTGCCGGCCGGAGAACAGCCTGACCGGCGTGAGCTTCCGGCGCGGCGCGGGCTGCTGGGAGGACATGGACGCCATGAAGTCCGAGGCGTACACGGTGCGCTTCGCCGAGCACTGGGTGTTCGAGGGCACGGGGCTGCGCGACGGCGACACGTTCGGCAGGGGCGCGGTCGGCTACGAGACCGACGCCGCGGAGTACGCGGAGGTCGACGGCGTCCCGCTGGCCACCGGCGCCGACGGCACACCCGCCGACTTCGCCATCCTGGCCACCGCCGACCTGCGCCACTGGCGGCACCTGGGCCAGGGCGGCCACGCCACCATGGGCATCATGCGCCGCGGGGCGGGCACCGTCTTCAACGCGGCCACGATCGGCTGGGGTGACGCCCTCGACGACCCGGTCGTCGACCGCGTCACCCGCAACGTGCTCGCCAGGCTCGCCGGCGCACCCGGCTGGTGGGAGCCGATGGGCGGTGGAGCGGCCGCGCTCGCGCTCGCCGCCTGCGAGCGACAGCTCTTCGCCGCCGGTGCCGACGGCGATCTCTGGGTGCGGCCGTACCGCACCCAGAACCTGAGGTGGCGGCGGATCGAGCCCGCGCCGGGCCTGGTGGCGCTGACCGCGCCGCGCGAGGCGACGCCCGGCTCACCCGTTCTCCTGTACGGCCTGCACGCCGACGGGCGCGTCGTCGCCCGCGAGCCGGTGACCGGGCGGGCGCCCTGGAGGGACCTGTACGACGCCCCGCCGGGGGCGGTCGGGATCGCCCCCGTCGACCAGACCATGTTCGCCGCCGGTGCCGACGGCGAGCTGTGGTGGCGCCCGCTCGCCGCCGGACGGTCCGGGCCGTGGACCCGCGCGGGCGACGCCGGGCCGGCGCTCGTCGCGCTCGCCCACGTGGGGGGACGGCTGATCGGGCTGACCCGCGACGGGGAACTGCGGGTCAGGACGCCGGGCGGCGACGGATGGACCCCCTGGGGCGCCACCCCGGGGCTGGTCACGCTGAC
This region of Streptosporangium sp. NBC_01495 genomic DNA includes:
- a CDS encoding N,N-dimethylformamidase beta subunit family domain-containing protein produces the protein MTLAVRAYAARTSVPQGGSLRFRLATDDLMTDPTDPTDDPAAGDPVADGERGAVGCRARVRDAVTGEVRAELDASGPWWTLDVPGGWPSSLYAVAFTSDIPGTPDGPDSPDGPDEETYFVVRPREPRTGGAILVSVPFLTWQAYNGAGVPGEGLYPTESPERAGRVTFDRPGGGPAGNWEDHFYRWLSRSGIRADYCSNLDLHEDPDTLLRDRRLLVIPGHDEYWTRRMRDAAESFVAAGGNIAFFGGNTCWWQVRLEDDGRTMVCHRDALLDPMAAIDPSLVTVEWSGSPVCRPENSLTGVSFRRGAGCWEDMDAMKSEAYTVRFAEHWVFEGTGLRDGDTFGRGAVGYETDAAEYAEVDGVPLATGADGTPADFAILATADLRHWRHLGQGGHATMGIMRRGAGTVFNAATIGWGDALDDPVVDRVTRNVLARLAGAPGWWEPMGGGAAALALAACERQLFAAGADGDLWVRPYRTQNLRWRRIEPAPGLVALTAPREATPGSPVLLYGLHADGRVVAREPVTGRAPWRDLYDAPPGAVGIAPVDQTMFAAGADGELWWRPLAAGRSGPWTRAGDAGPALVALAHVGGRLIGLTRDGELRVRTPGGDGWTPWGATPGLVTLTGTAGRLVGATPGGDLFWRELVHGGTTGHPQTGNEE
- a CDS encoding galactosyltransferase-related protein, which produces MPDSLPDTRTLGSRLAAYAFLANDPSVPMVAADWWEISGPHYNAVAGALAHFVAGEPAAEDLRRFAASPGDRELETALAGALVPLLERSPADRARFAELIAAADAHVLVDYHNGPLADRSAAEVSVADVSAWTRPRTPQTRPAGTRAVIVIPFRDRVGGARTRNLLACLAALRDQDGHGGEVSVTVVESDSAPTWRDTVEPLVDHYVFARHDGRFNKSWAVNVGVRATPGEPGVICVLDTDILVDRRFLSRNLDRMAREPELSAFLPYRRMFCLDPESSTAAIRRRCERDEADVPLDAVRSLVLKEPPGACLWARTTTFDAIGGFDERYQGWGGEDDDVVARLSLAGRFTRFDDPLLHLAHPRPEMTLDGVPFNAHIDPLSWTVAGGYGDLRGPRG
- a CDS encoding radical SAM protein, with translation MSDESYRSARPTNGDGLAEVTLDQAHAPDKVLAHEDLLRKFVNGESFRPVHMRIGIMGACNMRCNFCNFHSPNEENFYDLFSFKDAIPTDKSVKLMREFAESGGRAVTFCGSGECTIHRGYTEICNSGHAAGLRIGLITNGSRLHRDDIADCVVNTHTWVRIGLNAGTEATFNDITRDREQTFKSFLGSVRRLRDNAVDPEFRIGFNFVITMQNYREISQAARIARDSGAHYVRFEPEFYSSMGHETIEQVMAEVSASLDDVSALSSEEFEVSVPKLDRGPMDQVESVEGDFDHCHYSRFVTAVGADGHLYPCPQVHLNSRYRIGNVLEDGYLSVLEGGPRAEWEASNPLRTDLCKSCFYRPQNELLEWLRKGRIKLDDALNTYRVEVPQALHADFV